Within Vicia villosa cultivar HV-30 ecotype Madison, WI linkage group LG1, Vvil1.0, whole genome shotgun sequence, the genomic segment TTTCAAATGATTAAAAGGCcttataatttttcttttcaaGCCAATCCTTTTTACGTTTCCATAATCTATGGTAGTTTGCTCACCAGTTTAATGGGCACAATTAGACCACGCCTTAAACTTGTTTTTAACTCTTTTTTGGTCTGTATATAAGAGGGAACACAACTCTAAAGAGTTTAAGTAGACTGAATTTGAAGCCAAAGTTTATTTTGCATGTGCTACATACATATTCATATTAAGAAAAAAGATCACCTTCATAACAAAAAACAGAATGCTGCAACCATTTAACCATAAATAATTTGGTCATCTATAATAGAACAAAACATGCTTTGTAGTTCTACAATCATGAATAAATACATTCAGGGAAGAAAAAAAATACCAATTTCctatctcttgtttttcaaaaggaGAAGGCAAAATATTCATGCGAGAATTTCATATTGATTGATGAAAATAATTTTCATCAATCACCCAATCATATTAATGCAAATCCAGCAGAACCAAGTAAAAGATATGTTTAGgaagttatctaattaaaatGTTTACACAGAAAAGCAAGCACAACATGTATATTCAAGCCCCTCAGATGGAGGTTCAACAACACAATGAGCATCAGCCGCCATTGCCGGAGAAACATAAGCACCGACACCTATGATACTTGAAGAGGTACCACCAAGTAACGCTGATCCACTATTACCGACACTGCTTACAAATATCGGGCGGTGTTTGTTTACCACCTAGATCTAAGTAACCCAAAGCATCAACCTTTGATATATAACACCATGCATCAACACTTCAATTTGAACTATTTTACTCAATATTTCTATTAGTTATttttgttaagagtcccacatcggacaatatatggcctaaacatgtccttataagtgagggtaatcctcaccctacaagccggttttgtagggttgagttaggcccgaccacatttcttaacatggtatcagagcctcgtttaagatccggtgggccaccagttgtctagtcctgggcgtgagggggtgtgttaagagtcccacatcggacaatatatggcctgaacatgtccttataagtgggggcaatcctcaccctacaagccggttttgtagggttgagttaggcccggttctatggtttccgctatcgggccacccgccatttatttccgcgctccagttgtctagtcctgggcgtgagagggtgtgttaagagtcccacattggacaatatatggcttaaacatgtccttataagtgggggcaatcctcaccctacaagccggttttgtagggttgagttaggcccaaccacatttcttaacaattTTAACAAAGAACTCAAATTATCAATGTTAAAAATTGTCACTACTTGGCTCAGCTAGTAAAATATGTGTAAAATAGATAAATATTATATGATGCACTGCACCTAAGTTCCCAGTAACTTAGGAGAGCCAAGTTCCCAGTAACTTAGGAGAGCCAAAATGCTTATTAAGTAATCATCCGAAGAGCAATATTATAAGATGCACTGCACCTAAGTTCCCAATTGATATCAAGATTTGAACCCTGCAACATATAGAATAAATACAAATATAGTTGATATAATGCAGTTTACCAAAAGTCACATTTGGAGAAGATTATTCACAGTAACTGTCACAGAATCCGTACGCCGCAAGTCCTACTAAATATCAAAAGCTTTAGATTCAATATAATACATCAAGCATGCGTTTTTCTCATAATCAATGTTATCGATTCAAGATGGCAGTCCATGACATAAGCAAAAAAATAGACCAAGAATTCAGCAACCTCACTTGAATACATGTGCTTGTTGAGACCAAGATCAAATAAAACTTCAACAACACGCTTTTTCTGTAGTTGATGCTTCCATAACTTCCATTCGTTCGCAAACTCATTAAAGTGCTTCATCAGCGCTATCATCCTGAAACAGAAATTAATCAAGCATAGAGTaatatataaaagcaaaacaTTGTGAGCAAATCCAGCATAAGTTTATTGTTCTAAAAAGAATGATCAACATGAATTCAATGTTCAAAAAAGAATGACCGGACTTTTCACAAGTAAAATTCAAAGCAACATCCAGGCCAATTAATATTGATTCGGTCACAAAACTGCAACATCTCAAGCTAAACCAAATACTATTCAAGTTTCAACTAACAGAGAATCCAACTTTAATTCATATTATGTACAGAGCAATATATGTAACAATTGACATTTTTTATTCTCATGATTGTGATTCGACTAACGCTAGCAACATGTTTCAATCTGAGATGCAGCATTGCTTTTCGACTCTTCTTCTCACTTCTGATTTGCTTTAAACCCTAAGCACCACATGCATcccaaaagtgaaaaagaaattaTAGGTTTTCAATGATGGTACTAATAATTAATTGATTTCATATGGACGGCTTCTGTAGCTATttctgaaggagtgaaaaacacttagaaagggggggattgaataagggttgtttctaaaaatggccgataaaaaataatcacacggttatttttatcctggttcgttgttaatcaaactactccagtccacccctgacagagtgatttacctccactgaggatttaattcactaatcaatatcttgattacaatggctttccacttagacaacttctaagtcttctagagtatgctgatcacaacttgatcactctagaaattccttttacaaaaaagtaaacaatattacaagagtttaatgtgcttcttaataagctataatcaccaagtgattttctctcaagattaagttccaacactcactaagatattacaatatttgtgaggttgaagatgaagttctttgtCGTTTGTGTGATAACGTTTGAGAATCAATTTGGCAGCGTAAGGTTTCTTAGCGTATGTTCTATCTTTCTTCAGCATCCAGAGCTTCATttatataggcagtgagaaaaGTGACTGTTGAGTAGCATTTAATGGtttacgtgaatagtacactgctgcatttaatgtttcactcttttgtaaactacctcgagccttgtttcaactgctcttgctgacttttccttttgtagcttctaacgttccttttgtcagtcatatttgacgttgtagctttttcatcttgtacttgcttatggactcagactattagaatgacgtttgaatatcagagtcttcagcgttggtgcagtttgtaacttcagtcatcagactttggaagttctttgtagcgtgataccatcagatcttcagagccttgcttcggattgccatcttctgatgccttcccgatcatgttctgattttctcaagaccatctactaatgtcttccagaccatgttctgatgaagtcatCTAGATCTTctaggtcagagcttctgaatgctgatttagtgcatactcttttagacttttcctgaaatgaaaaacgtgaataattagagtatcacattgtcttatacaaaattcatatataatgttatcatcaaaactagaaatattgatcagaacatttcatgttctaacaattcCAACTATAGTTTCATTTACATAGTACCACATAAGCGGAAGATTTAACGATTTTTTTGGATTATTTTTTATGGTTGAGCAATAGGGATAATAGTTGTTGATGTTTCAGGGAATAAAAGACGAGCTTCCATAATGAAACGAGCTGAAAGGAGGATGAAAATTCAAGAACACTAGTCTTTAGGTGAACAGTGCAAATCCCCAGAGCATTGTGCCTACTATCTCAGAGCATCGAGGTTTAAGTTGAAAAACATGTATACATGATAaaaatgattataataatacAAGTCATCAACAAAGTTGAtttatttaattcattaaaaaacGATATATAAACCGCTTATCATTGACACATAACACATCATTTCATTCGATCCACTTAAAAAAAAAAGACGGAAAACAAAGTAAAAACAATTTGAGATTAAAACATCAAATTATTAGAAAAAATTTCTACAATGactaaaataaaaggcaaaatagCATTCttggtcccgtatgttaaccccgaggttcattttggtcccttaacttcaaaaagtttcatattggtcccttaactcttcaaatggtgtcattttagtcctttttatcatattagcgacgaatttagcgaccaatttttgagttttttcgtcgctaatatgacaaaaaagactaaaatggcaccttttgaaaagttaagggaccaatatgaaactttttaaagttaaaggaccaaaatgaaccccgaggttaacatacgggaccaaaaagggtatttctCTTTACACCCCATGGATCTCTTAGACAACACGCGAAATTTCATTTATGTCCccaccttccgtagatgcatctttggaagcacctttttttaaaaaaaaaaattgtttacttCCGTAGGTACATTTACGGAAGTATAATAAACTagtgtatatgggaaaaaaataCACATAACTTCAGTTCAGGGATATTTTCGTAGATACATACACGGAATAGTATAGCGCTACACTgatccgtagatgcatctacggaagtatctgatatagtttgaaccaacTTGATCACTCCCCATTGTTACATTTTTTCATCAACACTCACTCTCCACAACCTAAAAACCTTACTTCTCCAATACCATTTTCACTCCAAAGCTCAAACTtgttggtgcaacaaatcaaagggagctaTAGAAGACTAAATTTCAGGtaaatattcatcttcaaccattGCATTAATCACATTATGCAttaaatttttgttaaaaaaagtaATGTTGCtgccgtagatgcatctacggaacgtgttgaatgtaggtgcatctacggaaataTCCATGAGTTTTTTCCCaatattgttataattatgtgttattttgtcaattgtttgcaaataggtatggtgcaccccgataatacCTCAAGAGAATTAGCGCATTTAATCAATGTTTCTACGAGTGTTGATGGGGTAGTCGCAAATGCGGTAAATGTCGATGATGCCTTTAATAAGAAGCAAGACTTTGATGATTGTGAAAGCATGCTAACATGGATTCGTAGGAACGCAACTATCCTTGGTTTTGGCGTGGTAATATGAAGATCGAATTATGGTACGACAATAAAGAAACCCCTTTGTAACAATGTTGTGCAAAAGAAGTGAGTAATACCATCCTCCTCTAAAGAATTTAAAAAGAGACGACACATGTACTAGAAAAcgcgagtgtccatttaaaatttGTTGTTACATGTTGACTAGCAAGAAGTGGAGATTCTctgttatttgtggtttgcataaccatgatttgtgCGCAAAATTACAGGGACATCCTAGTGTATGTCGACTCAATCCAAAAGAGAAGACAAGTATTAAAGACATGACTTTGAATCTTGTCCAACcaaaaaatatacttgccacattgaaaaGGAAGGAACTTGACAACGTATCGAATATAAAGCAAGTGTATAATCAACGATATCGCAATAATAAGGGGAGTAGGAGAGATAGGagtgagatgcaacaactgttgaaaatgttggatgataacaaatatGTGTCGCGGTACAGAACTTGCGATGACTAGGTTACGgtccgagatattttttggacacatccggattcgataaagttgttcaacactttcCCGACAGTGCCCCTTCTTGATTCTACCTACAAAACCAACAAGTATCGACTTCCATTATTTGAGATGGTCGGTGTTACATCCACCGAAAAAACGTACGTCGTTAgctttgcttttttggagtgtgaaaaaaagGATAATTTTAGGTGGGCGTTGGAGGCGTGTCCGTCACTTTTGAAGAAAAAAGTCGAGATGCCTAAGGCGATTGTCACGGACCGCGACaccactttgatgaatgcggttgcataggtatttccttcttctaatgcattactttgtcgatatcacataacGTGTAATGTGAGAAGTAATGTTAAACTCATTGTGGGGACGAAACAAGTAGAGAGCGAAGGTGGGAAACCGGTGAAGCCTGAAGTGGTTGTTGACAAAATAATGGATGCATAGGTTCGTATTGCAAGTTCTTCGACAAAATAATTGTACGCCGATTCCGTATTGCAATTTCGGAAAGTATGTGAAAAGTATCCCGATTTATTGAAGTATGTTGAaaccaccattcttgacaagggGAAGGAGAAGTTTGTTTGTGTATGGACTAATAATGTCCGACACCTTGGGAATAAAACCACCAATAGAGTTGAGTCGGCACATGCTACTTTGAAATATTGGTTGCGTACTAGCAAAGGTGATTTGTATCGAGGTTGGGACACCGTAAATCTCATGATTTCGAACAACACAACGGGATACAAACCTCATTCGGTCGGAGCATTACGGTGTTGGAGCATCGATTTAAGGACGACATCCTTTACTCTCAATTGATCGGCAATATGTCTCGGGACGGATTGAACTATATCATTCACGAGGCCAAACGAGGTGAAACTTTTGGTGGCGATAGCGCAAAGTGTGGTTACAATATTACTAGCACGTATGGTCTCCCGTGTGCTTGTGTTATTTGTAAAAATGTGAGATTAGGtgagccaataagaatggatGAAGTCACTCCTCATTGGAAGatacttagttttgatgatgatggttgcatcGAAGAAAATGAAACCATAAAGACTCGTACACGCGGGTATTTGGAGACGACACCAAATTGAATCAGTCAACGAAGCTCTTGTTCCTTGGGGGGGCACTTACACACCGATTTCGATTTGAATGAGATTCCCAAAAATGAGACATCTTATTGCATGTGCATATGACATGATATGCATTGACTTGACGTGTTATGGTTTTTCGAAAACCTTTTGTCTGCTCCGCACCACCTACAATTCCAATTGATCGTATTATATGTGTTGGATGGCTCGCAAAATCGCGTCATTTtgtgcaagtttacttgaaactGGGATGCCCCATACCACCTACGTCACCGGAATGGGATATTCATCATACCGAACTTGCCGAGATGCGGCAGAATGtttttgttgataggatgcatgaattcaaaagattgaagaatattaaaaaaatctcGAATGCagaaaagtcaaaattggaaccaccaatagatttagccggcAACAGATCTTTCGATGTATTTtctagtttcaaagtgtaatatatgcactatataacattgcaatataaaCATTTTTTGTCAAGTATTAGTTTATGTGTTTATGTGTTTGTGTGTTTATGTCTTTTTCCTTTTACAACTACTGCTACTGTATTGAGTTTTGTTAAAAGACTAGCAGGGAAACttctgtagatgtatctacggaagggtATGATATTGAAAATTATGGGTGTTTACCGTAAATGCATCTACGAAATGGAGAAATCTACGACCATTCTGTGGATATATCTACGGAACATTCTGTGACAGAGATTGTGTGGTCCATATTCACCAAAGGTTTCTATAAAGTTGGGGTTTCTAGGGTTGcattacacacaaacacaaacacaaaaatggctCACATAAGGCCACCATCATGGCAGCGAATATCATTCAAGCGTCCCGATCCTGAACTAATTTACCGCAGAAGGGATGAGCATGTTGTTTTTTCTTCGGTCAAACCCCCATGCCGATTATGTTTTGAAACATCCATTCCTTtgaccaactcaagaggactctgatgtcttttttagagggggaATACAAATTTGACGAAGTCATCAGAAGGATctagaggcttagaacaaggactTCGCCTGAGACCGGAGAAAAGGAACGTTGGTGGGATGACGTGGAAAGCAACGTTGATTCCATTATAATGATGCATGAATCAGATGATATAGTTTTgactgttgtaatttcttagatttcTATTGCTTAGATTTCTTAATTTTCTGTTGAAAATTTCGATGTAATGCCAATTTTAATCAATCAATAAATGGATATTTTATCGTCACAAATGTTGCTGTTTTGGTGTTTTGAGTCCGGGTGGATTTCgtggatgcatctacggaagtgttccgtagatgcatctacaaaacgtttttaagaaaatgaaaaaaataggGTGCTTCtagagatgcatctacggaaactgAAGAACATTTTTGCCAATTTAGTGGTGAGTGAGAAATCTATGGGGTATAATGACAAATGCTcaataaaaataacttttatttttGGTTGTATATTTAGAATTCCTTTGttacataattaattttttttttaatattttaaagaatAATATTTATGAGaacttaaaatataataaaaacttattttttatagattaaagaactatttttgacatataaataaCTTAgatatcttttattattttttagacaTTAATAACTTAAAGGAGAAAACTTACCTACAATTCTTTAGTTGTTGTTTAtactatttaataataaaaatataacaaatgtACTGTAGAATCGTATAAGCGAGTGAAATTTAAGAGAAAATTACacacttttaatattttcattgaaaaatagtataaaccacacCTAAAACACACATAAAAAATTGTACATAAATTTATCctaacttaaatatttatttgtaaaaatgATAAAAGTCAcattattatttcaaaataatatactccttccgtcccaaattataagagaaaaaaacaaaattacgtttattaagaaaagtaaaaacataatcatttgatttatgattttcttgaaataaagtgttttggaagatgtaaaaaaaagttttaattggCTGTTGGTTATAGAAATGATGAGAGAAAATGTAAATTAAATggaatttgcatttaattttaccttaaaagaaatgaaagataatttttctcttatattttaggataaaaaaaatgcattttttctcGAGGGAGAAATATCTCTAAAATATTTTATACCAGAACTTCAAATTTAGTAttccaattattttttttaaatacccttaatattcaatttaatttaatttgatcatCTAATTTGATCATCGGATGCAGAGGAGAAGCTTCCATAACTGAAGAGAGTGTAGCGAACGAGTGAGAAACGTTCCTCGACATGGCTGTAAGTAGATCTGCTTTGAACGAAgatgattttagggtttttcttgCGAAATATTTGATCTAATGAAATCTCATTCTGATTCAGATTAGAACCTTCATAGAGGTGGAGCCTCCAAGTCCACTCAGATACCTAATCGGCGCCGCCGTAATGATGATCGGAGTAGTTTTACCGGTCGGTTACATGATGTTCCGTAACAAACGCGTTCCTTCCTCTTCCTCCTACACCAAACAGACGTAGGTGTGCCCTTTCTTTTTTCAATTCTTCTAAATTTTcgattatttttcttcaatttcatgtgtttattttatgattttatttccgTTTGATTCAAATGTGTGAGTGTTTGATGTTTCGATGCGATTTCAGGAACAAGGTTTTGATATAGAGAGATGGTGGTGATAGTTATGAGGTGAGAAGACTTTGATTTAGTAGATTTAGGTTTCTCATTGGCTTTGTTTGGAGGAAATGCTTGATTAGGTTAGAGCTTTGATAGATCTACCATTTGTTCATTTGTAAAAATGCATTGACATTCTAAATCTCCTAAGTGGTTGTTCACCTGATTCTGAACTCTGTATACTTGCCACTGTCTTTACATTTTTTACTTATAGAGTTCAATGTTGTGTACTTTGCTCCTTTTACTGGTATAAGAATTTTCAATATACACATGCCATTTTTTTGTGTTCATTTTActtatttggttttgaaaatttaaaGTCACGATCATTAGGAGTCTTGTAGATTTGTTACAGAATTGGAACTCAGTTGAGCTGTTATCTTTCAAGTATATGAGTTCTTTTTAGTAACTGGCTTTCATATAGAGGTATCTCCCGTGTTGTTGAAAGATTTATGGACGTGTTTTGTAAGAAATGTTAGTCTAATGAATCTAGTAACTATTTTTTTCCGAGAACAGTTATGATGAATTTAGTAGGATCATGTTTTCATGGGTTGTGCAATACCTGTGTAAATTGATCAAAACCTCCTGTGTGGTACACTTGTACTTCAATGTGATGTTGGATGATAAACTGTGACGGACATGAAATAGTAGAGCAGCAATGCCAGATCTTGGCCTTTGGGGTGGGGAATGGTGACAGAATACATTTGATGGTTAGATAACTTTATAATTACTCTCTAATGATTTGTTCAAGATTTGTAAACATTAGATTTATTTGAGATATTTTATGGAGATATAAACTGCACCTTGTAGAAAACCCACATTACAACCCCAGAATATTTGGAAGAGCCCTTTAGGGCGTGGGTGGCTCTTCATGATGTCTCTGAGAGCCTTCAGAATTAGATTTGTGAATATGCCTTTGAGCCCACAGAATAACGCCTAAGTCCACTTTTGTATTTTGCCACTTAGTGGTGGAGCTTTTAAGCGACCACAAAGCTTGACAGCCCATGGGTTCACCATTTCCTATCATCCATTTATCTTAGTGTATCAATATCAATCCCACGTATTGAAGTTGTCTCTCCAAAGCTACACCACTCTCAACCAGATCTGCTGCAAACTGTTCGAGCCTCAGCCGTCAGTGATTCTGTTCCCGTTTGTTGCCAGTAGAGGTTGACCAAAGTTTCTCTATTGCTGGTAGAGGTCATCTTCTCTGTTTTATTTAGTGCAGTGTTACCTATTGTAGACTTGTAGCTCTTACTTTTGTTCCCCCTGCTTCCATTGGCACACTCTGTGTTATGACTTGGTTTAGCACTCTCACTTTGTATGCTCCATTTTTATGACCTAATGCGTATTTATTATCTGCATTGCCCATTTGGTTTGAGATGTATTTATTTTCCGTGGTTAGCTTGTTTATTTGTTTCCGCAAgttgttcaatttgttttttttctattaatttgtttgttttgtttttcttggtTGATGGGTTGAGAAAATAGGAGAAACCCAGCAGATCATCTCCATCACCATCACTTTAATTATTTTCAAGTACCAAGTAAATAATTTTTAGATTAATTAGTTTGTTGAATTCCTCAACCTTACATCAAATAATCTTCAATCAAGCCTTTCACCTGAACATGTGAGAATGAGTTTTACAAAGCTTTACAATCGAGATAAATAAGACCCACCTTTACCATAATGATAACCTgcctctgttttttttttttctgtcaACATACTATTTTGTATTTGTGGAGTCATGAAATTGTTGCACAACGTTGTCATTTGTCTAGTATCacaaaagcataaaaaccttCTAAAAGGAATCACAAATACAACCGCCACAATTTTTACCTGTATTGATGAAGGGGCAAGGGTGGCCTATCTACAGCTGTAGCTTGTGAATTGTTTAATATTTTGAAGTCAATTTATGCAAAGAAAGCCAAATTTTCTGTAAGGAACGTTAACTTTTGCTGGGTTTTTCTGTACAAGTCCTGGCCGTTATTGTTTGTAGTTTCTTTTTTgccagtttttttttgtttgtgtcAAGTTAATCCATTGAAACAATGACACTTTCCTTCTCGTAGTGATTAGTAATCTATGGTATACGGGATTAAGGATCCACTACATTTTTTAAACTCCATTTCTTtttcattactatagttttatgtgtatattacacgtatttctaagacatgtgacacatttattttttatttaactttatgcGCACAAAACTATACTAATGGACCCTCCATTTTTTTTTAGGAAATATAGTGGATCCTTACTCGGTATACGGGTTCTCGTTTAATACGTCAATTCTTCACATATATTAGTTGtactaaaaacaattttataaagaaaattaacaACTTTAGGATCTAAACTAGATTTTTTTTTGcgcataaatattatttttgttttatcatcgtttataaaaatatttggatcaaaaataaaaaaaattatttataaaaataatagtatttttttttaaatatttgaatcaacaatatatatttatttttatataaattatttttattttagtaccGTTTATAAAATTTTTGGATCAACACTAAAACTTTTTCGTGTATATAAAAAATTgtctataaaaatatttgaattaaaaatatattttttttctttttataaaagtatcaatcatacaattttttttattaataaaatatttatatcaacaatATATCTTTTCCCTTTTATAAAAGTATTTGTATCAACCATACACtttttttccatttataaaatatatctatcaacaatgcatttttttaaaaatatttttatccacaaaaaactttttttcatatataaaaatattta encodes:
- the LOC131606291 gene encoding uncharacterized protein LOC131606291 isoform X2, whose amino-acid sequence is MAIRTFIEVEPPSPLRYLIGAAVMMIGVVLPVGYMMFRNKRVPSSSSYTKQT
- the LOC131606291 gene encoding uncharacterized protein LOC131606291 isoform X1, whose translation is MAIRTFIEVEPPSPLRYLIGAAVMMIGVVLPVGYMMFRNKRVPSSSSYTKQTNKVLI